One Babylonia areolata isolate BAREFJ2019XMU chromosome 20, ASM4173473v1, whole genome shotgun sequence DNA segment encodes these proteins:
- the LOC143295095 gene encoding uncharacterized protein LOC143295095 has product MSVPLPAVPKRLRVPVPAVPRGPRGGHCRLTTLPYDSLRLRFRPCPVLDTQVSPLYGWVPLVRSSLPPAVSSRQDGRRGEVQGEAATPHPLNCAGQVEVTQRERDQRCHGHQKQKGLDLHDNDTRLLSTRKGPQENQAVTDTLRSTSHRTLAPKSVTITTTIRSTTTTSTRLPCVPGVDAKGSWGTGDGAVTSGAVQPSGAVSSGAVPPDGAVTSGSAAVPPCGAVTSGAVQPSGAVSSGSAAVPPSGAVPSGAVPPGGAITSGAVPPGGAATSGAVPPSGAVTSGAVPPCGAVTSGAVPPGGGVTSGAVPPGGGVTSGSGSGAVPPGGGVAGSRSAVPVVGDCAGSSPSVGTAAFRTGRDGESCYSDPVACVTGDSCYSDSMVCFTRESCYRPCGVCYRGVLLQ; this is encoded by the exons ATGTCCGTGCCCCTGCCGGCTGTGCCCAAAAGACTCCGTGTGCCCGTGCCCGCCGTGCCCAGAGGACCACGTGGAGGTCACTGCCGACTGACCACTCTGCCCTACGACAGTCTGCGGCTGCGCTTCCGTCCCTGCCCTGTGCTGGATACACAGGTGTCGCCGCTCTATGGATGGGTGCCTTTAGTTCG ATCCTCCCTCCCGCCCGCTGTGTCTAGCCGACAGgacgggaggcggggggaggtgcagggggaggcggccaccccccaccccctgaactgTGCGGGGCAGGTAGAGGTGACGCAGAGGGAAAGGGATCAGCGTTGCCATGGCCACCAGAAGCAGAAAGGACTGGACCTCCATGACAACGACACGCGCCTGCTGTCCACCAGGAAGG GTCCACAGGAGAACCAGGCAGTCACGGACACTCTGAGGTCCACCAGCCACCGGACACTGGCTCCCAAGTCtgtaaccatcaccaccaccatccgctccaccaccaccacctctaccaggCTGCCCTGTGTCCCTGGCGTTGACGCTAAAGGAAGTTGGGGGACTGGTGACGGTGCTGTCACTTCCGGTGCTGTCCAGCCAAGTGGTGCTGTCTCTTCCGGTGCTGTGCCGCCAGATGGTGCGGTCACTTCCGGTTCCGCTGCTGTGCCGCCATGTGGAGCTGTCACTTCCGGTGCTGTCCAGCCAAGTGGTGCTGTCTCTTCCGGTTCCGCTGCTGTGCCGCCAAGTGGTGCTGTCCCTTCCGGTGCTGTCCCGCCAGGTGGTGCTATCACTTCCGGTGCTGTGCCGCCAGGTGGTGCTGCCACTTCCGGTGCTGTCCCGCCAAGTGGTGCTGTCACTTCCGGTGCTGTGCCGCCATGTGGAGCTGTCACTTCCGGTGCTGTGCCGCCAGGTGGTGGTGTCACTTCCGGTGCTGTGCCGCCAGGTGGTGGTGTCActtccggttccggttccggtGCTGTGCCGCCAGGTGGTGGTGTCGCGGGCAGCAGGTCGGCAGTGCCGGTGGTCGGGGACTGTGCTGGATCCTCCCCCAGTGTGGGCACTGCTGCCTTCCGGACAGGAAGGGACG gggAGTCCTGTTACAGTGACCCCGTGGCGTGTGTTACAGGGGATTCCTGTTACAGTGACTCCATGGTGTGTTTTACACGGGAGTCCTGTTACAGAccctgtggtgtgtgttacaggggAGTCCTGTTACAGTGA